A genomic region of Xiphophorus couchianus chromosome 9, X_couchianus-1.0, whole genome shotgun sequence contains the following coding sequences:
- the timm44 gene encoding mitochondrial import inner membrane translocase subunit TIM44 encodes MAAPLCQCYQICLRRGLVAFPSSYLLLPNRTNVYRICGLPSRSSQPPLLQVRYMSGEKGGGRKGFLGEFLDNLKQELNKNKEMKENIKKFREEAKKLEESDALKQARRKYKTIESETAKTSEVLKKKFGTISETVKEGLEEVSRTEIGKKIKEGMEEAAKTAKTSAETVSKSGEILGKTGAFRAISQSVESVKKEIGDLGQTGPYRPPARLRKRTEFSSKGPGEDGKVFEANEEATGVVLHKDSKWYQQWKDFKDNNVVFNRFFEMKMKYDESDNVIIRASRAVTDKMTDIIGGMFSKTEMSEVLTEILKVDPSFDKDSFLKQCEQDIIPNILEAMIRGELEVLKDWCYEATYSQLAHPIQQAKAMGLQFHSKILDIDNIDLAMGKMMEQGPVLIITFQAQLVMVIRNTKGEVVEGDPDKVLRMMYVWALCRDQEELNPYAAWRLLDISASSTEQIL; translated from the exons ATGGCGGCCCCCTTATGTCAGTGTTACCAG ATATGTTTAAGAAGAGGTTTGGTTGCCTTCCCTTCCTCTTACCTGCTGCTACCGAACAGAACCAATGTTTACAGGATATGTGGGCTCCCATCAAGATCCTCACAG CCTCCTCTTCTTCAGGTGCGGTATATGTCAGGAGAGAAAGGCGGAGGGAGAAAAGGTTTCTTGGGGGAGTTTTTGGATAACCTCAAGCAggaactgaacaaaaacaaagaaatgaaagaaaacatcaagAAGTTTCGGGAAGAGGCCAAAAAACTTGAAGAGTCAGATGCACTGAAACAAGCTCGGAGGAAATAT AAAACCATAGAATCAGAAACGGCGAAGACCTCGGAGGTTCTGAAGAAGAAGTTTGGAACCATTTCTGAGACCGTTAAAGAG GGGCTGGAAGAGGTCAGTCGTACAGAAATTGGTAAGAAAATCAAGGAGGGAATGgaagaagcagcaaaaacagcaaagactTCTGCAGAAACGGTCTCCAAGAGCGGAGAGATACTGGGGAAGACGGGTGCGTTCAGAGCAATATCCCAG AGCGTGGAGAGTGTGAAAAAGGAGATCGGTGACCTTGGCCAAACGGGACCTTACAGACCGCCAGCCCGACTCCGAAAGAGGACAGAGTTCTCGTCCAAAGGACCCGGGGAAGACGGAAAGGTCTTCGAAGCCAACGA GGAAGCTACAGGTGTGGTGTTGCACAAAGACTCAAAATGGTACCAGCAATGGAAAGACTTCAAAGACAACAACGTGGTCTTTAATA GGTTCTTTGAGATGAAAATGAAGTACGATGAGAGTGACAACGTCATCATTAGAGCTTCCCGTGCCGTCACTGACAAGATGACAGACATCATAG GTGGTATGTtttcaaagacagaaatgtCAGAGGTTTTAACTGAGATCTTGAAGGTGGATCCATCTTTTGACAAGGATTCCTTCCTGAAGCAATGTGAACAAGATATCATCCCAAATATTCTCGAG GCGATGATCAGAGGGGAGCTGGAGGTCCTGAAGGACTGGTGTTATGAAGCG ACATACAGCCAGCTTGCTCATCCTATTCAGCAAGCCAAAGCTATGGGACTTCAATTCCACTCTAAGATTCTGGATATAGACAATATAGAC CTGGCCATGGGAAAGATGATGGAACAGGGTCCAGTTCTGATTATAACTTTCCAGGCTCAGTTGGTGATGGTGATTCGAAACACTAAGGGAGAGGTGGTGGAGGGAGACCCT GATAAAGTGCTCAGGATGATGTACGTGTGGGCTCTGTGTCGAGACCAGGAAGAGCTAAATCCATATGCTGCCTGGAGACTACTGGACATCTCCGCCTCAAGTACTGAGCAGATCCTCTAG
- the hnrnpm gene encoding heterogeneous nuclear ribonucleoprotein M isoform X2: MSSEQGENNIEATIELPQQEGINGKPKNESSSSRKERPPKRGGGGRYDPYGNVKRYRVFVSNIPYDVKWQALKDLMKEKVGEVTYVEHLMDAEGKSRGCAVVEFRTEELMKKAVESVNKHNLNGRPLKVKEDPDGVIAQREIGKSQQAGGHPGGMGGMGGMDRMGGMDRMGGMDRMGGMDRMGPGPGGPLVSIPPSLLNNPNIPNEIIHGLQTGRIGSTVFVANLDYKVGWKKLKEVFGMAGVVLRTDILEDRDGKSRGMGTVTFEMPIEAVQAVSMFNGQLLFNRTMHVKLDEKSLPKDFGQPDRGSSLPRGLSGIGLGLGPGGQPIDATMLNRGSGGGGGGGGMGNMGPGGMDGMGFGNVGGRMGGGMDNFGGMNMDRFGSSGMGRMNGNSLGMDRMNSGMDRIGGSLDRMGGMGMDRMDRVSDLDRMGSGFDRMGSGMDRLGPSMDRLGPGLDRMSSSMDRLGPGGFDRLGPSSLDRMGGSMDFGSSMGMDRMGNTGLDRMGSSFDRMGSAGGLDRFSSGGLDRMSSGMDRMGSGGVGGQFDRSGDMDRGFGGNSFGGAGAAGPGSGGANMRKGCQIFVRNLPFDFTWKMLKDTFNTCGMVQYADIKMENGKSKGCGVVRFDNPETAERACRTMNGYRLNGREIDVRIDRNA; the protein is encoded by the exons ATGTCGAGTGAGCAGGGAGAAAACAACATCGAGGCGACGATCGAGTTGCCGCAGCAGGA AGGAATTAATGGGAAACCCAAGAATGAATCCAGTTCAAGCAGGAAGGAGAGACCCCCTAAGAGAGGTGGAGGTGGTCGCTATGATCCCTATGGCAACGTGAAAAGATACAGAGTGTTTGTCAGTAACATCCCCTACGATGTGAAATGGCAAGCCCTCAAAGACCTGATGAAAGAGAAAG TGGGTGAGGTAACGTACGTGGAACACTTAATGGACGCAGAAGGCAAATCGAGG GGTTGCGC tgttGTTGAGTTCAGAACAGAAGAACTTATGAAGAAAGCAGTGGAAAGTGTCAACAAGCACAACCTCAATGGGCGGCCTCTTAAAGTGAAGGAG GATCCTGATGGTGTCATTGCTCAGAGAGAGATTGGCAAGTCCCAACAAGCTGGAGGTCACCCAGGAGGCATGGGAGGAATGGGGGGTATGGATCGCATGGGAGGGATGGATCGTATGGGGGGCATGGATCGCATGGGAGGTATGGATCGTATGGGGCCCGGACCAGGAGGCCCCCTGGTCAGCATTCCTCCCAGCCTTTTGAACAACCCCAACATCCCCAATGAGATCATTCATGGTCTTCAGACTGGCAGGATTGGAAGCACCGTCTTTGTGGCCAAT CTGGATTACAAGGTGGGATGGAAGAAGCTGAAAGAGGTGTTCGGCATGGCAGGTGTCGTGTTGAGGACAGACATTTTGGAGGACAGGGATGGCAAAAGCAGAGGCATGGGCACAGTGACGTTTGAAATGCCCATTGAAGCAGTCCAAGCTGTCT CTATGTTCAATGGGCAGCTCTTATTTAACAGGACCATGCATGTCAAGCTG gaTGAGAAATCCCTCCCTAAAGATTTTGGACAACCAGATAGAGGATCCTCTCTTCCCC GTGGACTGAGTGGCATTGGTTTGGGGCTGGGACCCGGAGGTCAGCCTATCGATGCTACCATGCTGAACAGAGGAagtggaggtggtggtggtggtggtggcatGGGGAACATGGGCCCTGGAG GAATGGATGGTATGGGATTTGGCAATGTGGGCGGTCGCATGGGAGGAg GAATGGACAACTTTGGCGGAATGAACATGGATCGTTTTGGTTCTTCAGGCATGGGAAGAATGAACG GAAATTCCCTCGGCATGGACCGCATGAACTCCGGAATGGACCGCATAGGAGGCAGCTTGGATCGCATGGGAGGAATGGGCATGGACAGAATGGATCGTGTGTCTGATCTGGACAGGATGGGATCTGGCTTTGACCGTATGGGCTCTGGGATGGACCGCCTGGGGCCAAGTATGGACCGGCTCGGACCAGGCCTGGACCGAATGTCATCAAGCATGGACCGCCTCGGCCCTGGAGGATTTGACCGACTCGGCCCGTCTAGCCTGGATCGCATGGGAGGCAGCATGGACTTTGGCTCCTCCATGGGTATGGATCGCATGGGCAACACCGGGCTTGATAGAATGGGAAGCAGCTTTGATCGCATGGGGTCTGCTGGAGGCCTCGACCGTTTCTCCTCTGGAGGGCTTGACCGCATGAGTTCTGGGATGGACCGAATGGGATCTGGAGGCGTCGGTGGTCAATTTGATCGGTCTGGAGATATGGACCGAGGATTTGGTGGGAATTCCTTCGGAGGAGCCGGAGCTGCAGGGCCTGGAAGTGGTGGAGCCAACATGAGGAAGGGATGCCAGATCTTTGTCAGAAAT CTGCCATTTGATTTCACCTGGAAGATGCTGAAGGACACCTTTAATACATGTG GTATGGTCCAGTATGCTGATATCAAGATGGAGAATGGGAAATCCAAGGGCTGTGGCGTGGTCCGTTTTGACAACCCTGAAACTGCTGAACGCGCCTGCAGAACCATGAACGGCTATCGTCTGAACGGGAGAGAGATCGACGTTAGGATTGATAGAAACGCATAA
- the hnrnpm gene encoding heterogeneous nuclear ribonucleoprotein M isoform X1: MSSEQGENNIEATIELPQQEGINGKPKNESSSSRKERPPKRGGGGRYDPYGNVKRYRVFVSNIPYDVKWQALKDLMKEKVGEVTYVEHLMDAEGKSRGCAVVEFRTEELMKKAVESVNKHNLNGRPLKVKEDPDGVIAQREIGKSQQAGGHPGGMGGMGGMDRMGGMDRMGGMDRMGGMDRMGPGPGGPLVSIPPSLLNNPNIPNEIIHGLQTGRIGSTVFVANLDYKVGWKKLKEVFGMAGVVLRTDILEDRDGKSRGMGTVTFEMPIEAVQAVSMFNGQLLFNRTMHVKLDEKSLPKDFGQPDRGSSLPRGLSGIGLGLGPGGQPIDATMLNRGSGGGGGGGGMGNMGPGGMDGMGFGNVGGRMGGGMDNFGGMNMDRFGSSGMGRMNEMDRGIGGAFDREFGRNEMGMSRNNFGDSFERGMGNSLGMDRMNSGMDRIGGSLDRMGGMGMDRMDRVSDLDRMGSGFDRMGSGMDRLGPSMDRLGPGLDRMSSSMDRLGPGGFDRLGPSSLDRMGGSMDFGSSMGMDRMGNTGLDRMGSSFDRMGSAGGLDRFSSGGLDRMSSGMDRMGSGGVGGQFDRSGDMDRGFGGNSFGGAGAAGPGSGGANMRKGCQIFVRNLPFDFTWKMLKDTFNTCGMVQYADIKMENGKSKGCGVVRFDNPETAERACRTMNGYRLNGREIDVRIDRNA, encoded by the exons ATGTCGAGTGAGCAGGGAGAAAACAACATCGAGGCGACGATCGAGTTGCCGCAGCAGGA AGGAATTAATGGGAAACCCAAGAATGAATCCAGTTCAAGCAGGAAGGAGAGACCCCCTAAGAGAGGTGGAGGTGGTCGCTATGATCCCTATGGCAACGTGAAAAGATACAGAGTGTTTGTCAGTAACATCCCCTACGATGTGAAATGGCAAGCCCTCAAAGACCTGATGAAAGAGAAAG TGGGTGAGGTAACGTACGTGGAACACTTAATGGACGCAGAAGGCAAATCGAGG GGTTGCGC tgttGTTGAGTTCAGAACAGAAGAACTTATGAAGAAAGCAGTGGAAAGTGTCAACAAGCACAACCTCAATGGGCGGCCTCTTAAAGTGAAGGAG GATCCTGATGGTGTCATTGCTCAGAGAGAGATTGGCAAGTCCCAACAAGCTGGAGGTCACCCAGGAGGCATGGGAGGAATGGGGGGTATGGATCGCATGGGAGGGATGGATCGTATGGGGGGCATGGATCGCATGGGAGGTATGGATCGTATGGGGCCCGGACCAGGAGGCCCCCTGGTCAGCATTCCTCCCAGCCTTTTGAACAACCCCAACATCCCCAATGAGATCATTCATGGTCTTCAGACTGGCAGGATTGGAAGCACCGTCTTTGTGGCCAAT CTGGATTACAAGGTGGGATGGAAGAAGCTGAAAGAGGTGTTCGGCATGGCAGGTGTCGTGTTGAGGACAGACATTTTGGAGGACAGGGATGGCAAAAGCAGAGGCATGGGCACAGTGACGTTTGAAATGCCCATTGAAGCAGTCCAAGCTGTCT CTATGTTCAATGGGCAGCTCTTATTTAACAGGACCATGCATGTCAAGCTG gaTGAGAAATCCCTCCCTAAAGATTTTGGACAACCAGATAGAGGATCCTCTCTTCCCC GTGGACTGAGTGGCATTGGTTTGGGGCTGGGACCCGGAGGTCAGCCTATCGATGCTACCATGCTGAACAGAGGAagtggaggtggtggtggtggtggtggcatGGGGAACATGGGCCCTGGAG GAATGGATGGTATGGGATTTGGCAATGTGGGCGGTCGCATGGGAGGAg GAATGGACAACTTTGGCGGAATGAACATGGATCGTTTTGGTTCTTCAGGCATGGGAAGAATGAACG AGATGGACCGTGGGATTGGTGGTGCTTTTGACAGGGAATTTGGGCGAAATGAAATGGGAATGTCTCGCAATAATTTTGGAGACTCCTTTGAAAGAGGAATGG GAAATTCCCTCGGCATGGACCGCATGAACTCCGGAATGGACCGCATAGGAGGCAGCTTGGATCGCATGGGAGGAATGGGCATGGACAGAATGGATCGTGTGTCTGATCTGGACAGGATGGGATCTGGCTTTGACCGTATGGGCTCTGGGATGGACCGCCTGGGGCCAAGTATGGACCGGCTCGGACCAGGCCTGGACCGAATGTCATCAAGCATGGACCGCCTCGGCCCTGGAGGATTTGACCGACTCGGCCCGTCTAGCCTGGATCGCATGGGAGGCAGCATGGACTTTGGCTCCTCCATGGGTATGGATCGCATGGGCAACACCGGGCTTGATAGAATGGGAAGCAGCTTTGATCGCATGGGGTCTGCTGGAGGCCTCGACCGTTTCTCCTCTGGAGGGCTTGACCGCATGAGTTCTGGGATGGACCGAATGGGATCTGGAGGCGTCGGTGGTCAATTTGATCGGTCTGGAGATATGGACCGAGGATTTGGTGGGAATTCCTTCGGAGGAGCCGGAGCTGCAGGGCCTGGAAGTGGTGGAGCCAACATGAGGAAGGGATGCCAGATCTTTGTCAGAAAT CTGCCATTTGATTTCACCTGGAAGATGCTGAAGGACACCTTTAATACATGTG GTATGGTCCAGTATGCTGATATCAAGATGGAGAATGGGAAATCCAAGGGCTGTGGCGTGGTCCGTTTTGACAACCCTGAAACTGCTGAACGCGCCTGCAGAACCATGAACGGCTATCGTCTGAACGGGAGAGAGATCGACGTTAGGATTGATAGAAACGCATAA
- the hnrnpm gene encoding heterogeneous nuclear ribonucleoprotein M isoform X3, translated as MKKAVESVNKHNLNGRPLKVKEDPDGVIAQREIGKSQQAGGHPGGMGGMGGMDRMGGMDRMGGMDRMGGMDRMGPGPGGPLVSIPPSLLNNPNIPNEIIHGLQTGRIGSTVFVANLDYKVGWKKLKEVFGMAGVVLRTDILEDRDGKSRGMGTVTFEMPIEAVQAVSMFNGQLLFNRTMHVKLDEKSLPKDFGQPDRGSSLPRGLSGIGLGLGPGGQPIDATMLNRGSGGGGGGGGMGNMGPGGMDGMGFGNVGGRMGGGMDNFGGMNMDRFGSSGMGRMNEMDRGIGGAFDREFGRNEMGMSRNNFGDSFERGMGNSLGMDRMNSGMDRIGGSLDRMGGMGMDRMDRVSDLDRMGSGFDRMGSGMDRLGPSMDRLGPGLDRMSSSMDRLGPGGFDRLGPSSLDRMGGSMDFGSSMGMDRMGNTGLDRMGSSFDRMGSAGGLDRFSSGGLDRMSSGMDRMGSGGVGGQFDRSGDMDRGFGGNSFGGAGAAGPGSGGANMRKGCQIFVRNLPFDFTWKMLKDTFNTCGMVQYADIKMENGKSKGCGVVRFDNPETAERACRTMNGYRLNGREIDVRIDRNA; from the exons ATGAAGAAAGCAGTGGAAAGTGTCAACAAGCACAACCTCAATGGGCGGCCTCTTAAAGTGAAGGAG GATCCTGATGGTGTCATTGCTCAGAGAGAGATTGGCAAGTCCCAACAAGCTGGAGGTCACCCAGGAGGCATGGGAGGAATGGGGGGTATGGATCGCATGGGAGGGATGGATCGTATGGGGGGCATGGATCGCATGGGAGGTATGGATCGTATGGGGCCCGGACCAGGAGGCCCCCTGGTCAGCATTCCTCCCAGCCTTTTGAACAACCCCAACATCCCCAATGAGATCATTCATGGTCTTCAGACTGGCAGGATTGGAAGCACCGTCTTTGTGGCCAAT CTGGATTACAAGGTGGGATGGAAGAAGCTGAAAGAGGTGTTCGGCATGGCAGGTGTCGTGTTGAGGACAGACATTTTGGAGGACAGGGATGGCAAAAGCAGAGGCATGGGCACAGTGACGTTTGAAATGCCCATTGAAGCAGTCCAAGCTGTCT CTATGTTCAATGGGCAGCTCTTATTTAACAGGACCATGCATGTCAAGCTG gaTGAGAAATCCCTCCCTAAAGATTTTGGACAACCAGATAGAGGATCCTCTCTTCCCC GTGGACTGAGTGGCATTGGTTTGGGGCTGGGACCCGGAGGTCAGCCTATCGATGCTACCATGCTGAACAGAGGAagtggaggtggtggtggtggtggtggcatGGGGAACATGGGCCCTGGAG GAATGGATGGTATGGGATTTGGCAATGTGGGCGGTCGCATGGGAGGAg GAATGGACAACTTTGGCGGAATGAACATGGATCGTTTTGGTTCTTCAGGCATGGGAAGAATGAACG AGATGGACCGTGGGATTGGTGGTGCTTTTGACAGGGAATTTGGGCGAAATGAAATGGGAATGTCTCGCAATAATTTTGGAGACTCCTTTGAAAGAGGAATGG GAAATTCCCTCGGCATGGACCGCATGAACTCCGGAATGGACCGCATAGGAGGCAGCTTGGATCGCATGGGAGGAATGGGCATGGACAGAATGGATCGTGTGTCTGATCTGGACAGGATGGGATCTGGCTTTGACCGTATGGGCTCTGGGATGGACCGCCTGGGGCCAAGTATGGACCGGCTCGGACCAGGCCTGGACCGAATGTCATCAAGCATGGACCGCCTCGGCCCTGGAGGATTTGACCGACTCGGCCCGTCTAGCCTGGATCGCATGGGAGGCAGCATGGACTTTGGCTCCTCCATGGGTATGGATCGCATGGGCAACACCGGGCTTGATAGAATGGGAAGCAGCTTTGATCGCATGGGGTCTGCTGGAGGCCTCGACCGTTTCTCCTCTGGAGGGCTTGACCGCATGAGTTCTGGGATGGACCGAATGGGATCTGGAGGCGTCGGTGGTCAATTTGATCGGTCTGGAGATATGGACCGAGGATTTGGTGGGAATTCCTTCGGAGGAGCCGGAGCTGCAGGGCCTGGAAGTGGTGGAGCCAACATGAGGAAGGGATGCCAGATCTTTGTCAGAAAT CTGCCATTTGATTTCACCTGGAAGATGCTGAAGGACACCTTTAATACATGTG GTATGGTCCAGTATGCTGATATCAAGATGGAGAATGGGAAATCCAAGGGCTGTGGCGTGGTCCGTTTTGACAACCCTGAAACTGCTGAACGCGCCTGCAGAACCATGAACGGCTATCGTCTGAACGGGAGAGAGATCGACGTTAGGATTGATAGAAACGCATAA